A window of the Loxodonta africana isolate mLoxAfr1 chromosome 3, mLoxAfr1.hap2, whole genome shotgun sequence genome harbors these coding sequences:
- the CPT2 gene encoding carnitine O-palmitoyltransferase 2, mitochondrial — protein MMTRLLLRVWPRGPALGPGVPCRPFSGGSGPSQYLQCSIVPTMHYQDSLPRLPIPKLEDTIRRYLSAQKPLLDDGQFRKTEQFCKSFENGSGKELHAELVAQDKKNKHTSYISGPWFDMYLTARDSVVLNFNPFMAFKPDPKSEYNDQLTRATNMTVSAVRFLKTLRAGLLEPEVFHLNPAKSDTDTFKRLIRLVPPFLSWYGAYMVSAYPLDMSQYFRLFNSTRVPKLGRDELFTDDKARHLLVLRKGHFYVFDVLDKDGNIVSASEIKANLKYILSDDRPAPQFPLTHLTSENRDVWAELRQKLVSDGNAEALRKVDSAVFCLCLDDFPIKDLVHLSHNMLHGDGTNRWFDKSFNLIIAQDGTAAVHFEHAWGDGVAVLRFFNEVFKDSTQNPAIMPQSHPVATDSSVAVQKLSFKLSDALKTGIATAKRKFDETMKTLTIDCIQFQRGGKEFLKKQKLSPDAVAQLAFQMAFLRQYGKTVATYESCSTAAFKHGRTETIRPASIFTMRCSEAFVRESSKHSAGELQQLMAECSKYHGQLTKEAAMGQGFDRHLFALRYLAAAKGIPLPELYLDPAYGKINHNILSTSTLSSPAVNLGGFAPVVPDGFGIGYAVHDNWIGCNVSSYPGRNAHEFLRCVEKALDDMFDALEGKSIKT, from the exons ATGATGACCCGCCTGCTGCTGCGCGTCTGGCCCCGGGGCCCTGCCCTTGGCCCTGGAGTCCCCTGCCGACCCTTCAGCGGCGGCTCCGGGCCCAGCCAGTACCTGCAGTGCAGCATCGTGCCCACCATGCACTACCAGGACAGCCTGCCCAG GCTGCCTATTCCCAAACTTGAAGACACCATTAGGAGATATCTCAGTGCGCAGAAGCCCCTCTTGGATGATGGTCAGTTCAG GAAAACAGAACAGTTTTGCAAGAGTTTTGAAAATGGGAGTGGAAAAGAACTGCATGCGGAACTGGTTGCCCAGGACAAGAAGAATAAACATACCAGCTACATTTCAG gtcCCTGGTTTGATATGTACTTAACTGCTCGAGACTCCGTTGTCCTGAACTTTAATCCATTTATGGCATTCAAACCTGACCCAAAGTCCGAGTATAATGACCAGCTCACGCGGGCGACCAACATGACCGTGTCTGCCGTCCGGTTTCTGAAGACACTCCGGGCCGGCCTTCTGGAGCCAGAAGTGTTCCACTTGAACCCTGCCAAAAGTGACACTGATACCTTCAAGAGACTCATACGCCTTGTGCCTCCCTTTCTGTCCTGGTATGGTGCCTACATGGTCAGTGCATATCCTCTGGATATGTCCCAGTATTTTCGGCTCTTCAATTCAACTCGTGTACCCAAACTTGGTAGGGATGAGCTCTTCACTGATGACAAAGCCAGACACCTCCTGGTCTTAAGAAAAGGGCACTTCTATGTCTTTGACGTCCTGGATAAAGATGGGAACATTGTGAGTGCCTCGGAAATCAAGGCTAACCTGAAGTACATTCTCTCAGACGACAGGCCTGCTCCCCAGTTTCCTCTGACACATCTGACCAGTGAGAACCGAGACGTCTGGGCAGAGCTCAGGCAGAAGCTGGTGAGCGACGGCAATGCAGAGGCCCTGAGGAAAGTGGACTCTGCTGTGTTCTGCCTCTGCCTAGATGACTTCCCCATTAAGGACCTTGTCCACTTGTCCCACAACATGCTGCATGGTGATGGCACAAACCGCTGGTTTGATAAATCCTTTAACCTCATTATAGCCCAGGATGGcactgctgctgtccactttgaGCATGCTTGGGGTGATGGTGTTGCGGTGCTCAGGTTTTTTAATGAAGTGTTTAAAGACAGCACTCAGAACCCTGCCATCATGCCACAGAGCCACCCGGTTGCCACAGACTCTTCTGTCGCTGTGCAGAAACTCAGCTTCAAGCTGAGTGATGCCTTGAAGACTGGCATCGCCACTGCTAAGAGAAAGTTCGATGAAACCATGAAAACCCTCACCATCGACTGCATCCAGTTTCAGAGAGGAGGCAAAGAGTTCCTAAAGAAGCAGAAGCTGAGCCCTGACGCCGTGGCCCAGCTGGCCTTCCAGATGGCCTTCCTGCGACAGTACGGGAAGACCGTGGCCACCTACGAGTCCTGCAGCACAGCAGCGTTCAAGCACGGCCGCACTGAGACCATCCGCCCGGCCTCCATCTTCACAATGAGGTGTTCTGAAGCCTTTGTCAGGGAGTCCTCCAAGCACAGTGCTGGAGAGCTTCAGCAGCTGATGGCTGAGTGCTCCAAGTACCACGGCCAGCTGACCAAAGAAGCTGCAATGG GCCAGGGCTTTGACCGACACTTGTTTGCTCTGCGGTACCTGGCAGCAGCCAAAGGGATCCCCCTGCCCGAGCTATATCTGGACCCTGCATATGGGAAGATAAACCACAACATCCTGTCCACGAGCACGCTCAGCAGCCCAGCGGTGAACCTTGGCGGTTTTGCTCCCGTGGTCCCTGATGGCTTTGGCATTGGGTATGCGGTTCACGACAACTGGATAGGCTGCAATGTCTCCTCCTACCCAGGCCGGAATGCCCACGAGTTTCTACGCTGTGTGGAGAAGGCCTTAGATGACATGTTTGATGCCTTAGAAGGCAAATCCATCAAAACTTAG